From Camelus ferus isolate YT-003-E chromosome 18, BCGSAC_Cfer_1.0, whole genome shotgun sequence, one genomic window encodes:
- the HMOX2 gene encoding heme oxygenase 2: MSAELETSEGLDESEKKSSGASGKENHTRMADLSELLKEGTKEAHDRAENTQFVKDFLKGNIRKELFKLATTALYFTYSALEEEMDRNKDHPAFAPLYFPMELHRKAALTKDMEYFYGGDWEEQVQCSEATRKYVEQIHYVGQNEPELLVAHAYTRYMGDLSGGQVLKKVAQRALKLPSTGEGTQFYLFENVDNAQQFKQLYRARMNALDLDMRTKERIVEEANRAFEYNMQIFNELDQAGSLLAKDTLEDGLPMHDGKGDVRKCPYYAAKQDKGILEGSSCPFRTALAVLSRPTLQFILATSVALAAGLLAWYYM; the protein is encoded by the exons GATGGCGgacctctctgagctcctgaaGGAAGGGACCAAGGAAGCACATGACCGGGCAGAAAACACCCAGTTTGTCAAGGACTTCTTGAAAGGCAACATCAGGAAAGAGCTGTTTAAG CTGGCCACTACTGCGCTATACTTCACGTACTCGGCACTTGAGGAGGAAATGGACCGCAACAAGGACCACCCAGCCTTCGCCCCCTTGTACTTCCCCATGGAGCTGCACCGGAAGGCGGCACTGACCAAGGACATGGAGTATTTCTACGGTGGGGACTGGGAGGAGCAAGTGCAGTGCTCCGAGGCCACCCGAAAGTATGTGGAGCAGATCCACTATGTGGGGCAGAATGAGCCAGAGCTGCTGGTGGCCCACGCCTACACCCGCTACATGGGGGACCTGTCGGGGGGCCAGGTGCTGAAGAAGGTGGCCCAGCGGGCCCTGAAGCTCCCCAGCACAGGGGAGGGGACCCAGTTCTACCTGTTTGAGAACGTGGACAATGCGCAGCAGTTCAAGCAGTTGTACCGGGCCAGGATGAACGCCCTGGACCTGGACATGAGGACCAAAGAGAGAATCGTGGAGGAGGCCAACAGGGCCTTCGAGTACAACATGCAG ATATTCAATGAACTGGACCAGGCTGGCTCCTTGCTGGCCAAAGACACCCTGGAGGATGGGCTTCCCATGCACGATGGGAAGGGAGATGTGCGGAAATGCCCTTACTACGCTGCTAAACAAGACAAAG GTATCCTGGAGGGCAGCAGCTGCCCCTTCCGAACAGCCCTGGCTGTGCTGAGCAGGCCCACCCTCCAGTTCATTCTGGCCACCAGCGTGGCCCTGGCTGCCGGCCTCTTGGCCTGGTACTACATGTGA
- the CDIP1 gene encoding cell death-inducing p53-target protein 1 — translation MSNEPPPPYPGGPTAPLLEEKSGAPPTPGRTSPAVMQPPPGMSLPPADIGPPPYEPPGHPIPQPGFIPPHVNADGSYMPPGFYPPPGPHPPMGYYPPGPYPPGPYPGPGGHTATVLVPSGAATTVTVLQGEIFEGAPVQTVCPHCQQAITTKISYEIGLMNFVLGFFCCFMGCDLGCCLIPCLINDFKDVTHTCPSCKAYIYTYKRLC, via the exons ATGTCAAATGAGCCACCCCCTCCTTACCCTGGAGGCCCCACAGCCCCCCTTCTGGAGGAGAAAAGCGGAGCTCCGCCCACCCCAG gcCGCACCTCCCCAGCTGTGATGCAGCCCCCACCGGGCATGTCGCTGCCCCCTGCAGACATTGGCCCCCCACCCTATGAGCCACCAGGTCACCCAATACCCCAGCCTGGCTTCATCCCCCCACATGTGAATGCAGATGGCAGTTACATGCCTCCAG GTTTCtaccctcctccaggcccccacccacccatggGCTACTACCCGCCAGGGCCCTACCCGCCAGGGCCCTACCCTGGCCCTGGGGGCCACACAGCCACGGTCCTGGTCCCTTCAGGGGCTGCCACCACAGTGACAGTGCTGCAGGGAGAGATCTTTGAGGGTGCGCCGGTGCAGACGGTGTGTCCTCACTGCCAGCAGGCCATCACCACCAAGATCTCCTATGAGATCGGCCTGATGAACTTCGTGCTGGGCTTCTTCTGCTGCTTCATGGG GTGTGATCTGGGCTGCTGCTTGATCCCCTGCCTCATCAACGACTTCAAGGATGTGACGCACACATGCCCCAGCTGCAAAGCCTACATCTACACGTACAAGCGCCTGTGCTAA